The bacterium DNA window CGTGTTCAACTATTTCGCTTTCAAGTTGTTCTAAAGCTTCAAAGAGTTCTTCGATCTGTTGTCTACGAGAGGCGATGCTTCGACTAAGTTTCGCAGCACGATCATTAAAGCCGTTCACTGTAATTTCTATGAGCTCTTGTTCTTCCTCAGAAATTGCTTGTTCATGAGCTTCTATTGTTTGCTCAGTCTTCTTCATCTCACTCTTTAAGGGTTTTAAGACGCTCCCTTTTTCCTTCAGGATTTCGGAGCGTTGCTTTCGCAGTTCTTTCTTGTTTAGGGTGCTGCTCTGAATCGTAGAAGATTTCATGGAAGCAGATTCCAAGCTAGTATTTCTTTGTTCTTCCCATCCACCACGATGAAGGAAGTCAGTATATCCACCCTCAAAAAGAGTGGCTCCACCCTGTTGAAAAATGATCAGACGATTCGCGATTTTTCTGAGAAATTCTTCATCATGAGTTACGAGTACAACAGCACCCACGTAATCTTCCAGAGCATTCAAGAGCGCTTGAGAGGCATAGTAGTCAAGGTGATTGGTCGGTTCATCAAGAAATAAGAGATTGGTAGGTTGAGCGATGATCCGACCGAGGTGAACACGAGTCTTTTCGCCTCCTGAGAGGACCTTAGACTGCTTCTCTGCGGTGTCTCCTGAGAAGAGCATACATCCAGCAATTGTACGTGCTCTGGTGCGATTGTGGTTACTCTCTTTTTCAAGAATCAATTCTTCAACTGTTTTATCTGGATGGAGTCGTTCGATATTGCTTTGCCCAAGATAGCCTACTGTTGCGAGAGAATGAATCTCAGTACTTCCACTTCTGGGAGTCAGTGCCCCATAGAGGAGAGAGAGCAGAGTAGATTTTCCCTTTCCGTTCGCTCCGATTATTCCAATTCGGTCATTCGCCCCAAGCGAGAATGATAAATCCTGGAAAAGGGGAAACTCTTCATATCCAAAGCAGAGTTCCTTCGCGTGCAAGATCCATTTGGGCGAAAATGCCTCATAAGAAAATTGAAATGCAAGGTCTTTCTCGGTTTCTAATTTTTCTATAACTTCTGTCCGTTCAAGCGCTTTGACTCTGCTTTGAACCCGTGAGGCCTGACGAGCTTTTGATCGGTACTTTCTGATAAACTCTTCTTGGCGTTCTCTCTCTTTTGCTTGATGCAGGCGCGTCTTTTCGTGGATCTCTTCCTCTTCAGCAATTCGTCCATAGATCTTTTCGGTGGTACCTGACAGCTTTCGTATCCCCATCCGATAGATGAGAGCGATATGGGAGGAGATCGAGTCGATAAATGACCGATTATGGGATATAACGATTGATCCTCCCTTCCACTCTTTTAAGAATGTCTCTAGCCATTTTACTGAAACAATATCGAGATAATTGGTCGGCTCATCGAGTAAAAGAATATCTGGCTCTGAGAGGAGAAGTTTTGCGAGGTTGAGTCGAATCTGATATCCCCCAGAAAGAGTTTCTGGAGCTTGTTGCCTTCGCTCTTCTGAGAAACCAAGCCCTTCAAGAACTTGCTCTGCCTTGAAGGTTTCGCGATATGCCCCATCAAGTAAGGGCAGAGCTTTTTCTGCCTCTGCTAAAGTTGTCTCTCCAGTAAACTGGAAGTATTGTTCGAGAATACCAATCCGACACCCCTTTTCGACGCTGATTTGTCCTTGATCGAGGTCTTCTTTCCCACAAATGAGTCTCAGTAACGTGGACTTTCCATGACCATTCCTTCCAATGAGCCCCAAGCACTCTCCTCTATTGAGGACGAGGCTTGCGTCTTGGAAAAGCTGTTTTCCAGCATAACCCTTAGAGATATTGGAAAGGGTCAGCATTGATTAACCCCCAGAGCGTTTTGCAGGAAAGCCAAGTTTGTCTAGCTCTCTGATGAGAAGTTCTGCATGGTCACCTTGA harbors:
- a CDS encoding ATP-binding cassette domain-containing protein codes for the protein MLTLSNISKGYAGKQLFQDASLVLNRGECLGLIGRNGHGKSTLLRLICGKEDLDQGQISVEKGCRIGILEQYFQFTGETTLAEAEKALPLLDGAYRETFKAEQVLEGLGFSEERRQQAPETLSGGYQIRLNLAKLLLSEPDILLLDEPTNYLDIVSVKWLETFLKEWKGGSIVISHNRSFIDSISSHIALIYRMGIRKLSGTTEKIYGRIAEEEEIHEKTRLHQAKERERQEEFIRKYRSKARQASRVQSRVKALERTEVIEKLETEKDLAFQFSYEAFSPKWILHAKELCFGYEEFPLFQDLSFSLGANDRIGIIGANGKGKSTLLSLLYGALTPRSGSTEIHSLATVGYLGQSNIERLHPDKTVEELILEKESNHNRTRARTIAGCMLFSGDTAEKQSKVLSGGEKTRVHLGRIIAQPTNLLFLDEPTNHLDYYASQALLNALEDYVGAVVLVTHDEEFLRKIANRLIIFQQGGATLFEGGYTDFLHRGGWEEQRNTSLESASMKSSTIQSSTLNKKELRKQRSEILKEKGSVLKPLKSEMKKTEQTIEAHEQAISEEEQELIEITVNGFNDRAAKLSRSIASRRQQIEELFEALEQLESEIVEHEATFEEKLKAFN